From a single Anomaloglossus baeobatrachus isolate aAnoBae1 chromosome 4, aAnoBae1.hap1, whole genome shotgun sequence genomic region:
- the LOC142300966 gene encoding E3 ubiquitin/ISG15 ligase TRIM25-like, producing the protein MASAGLRKELECSVCLTLYTDPVTRRCGHNVCRECIDRVLDTQDGSGDYSCPECREEFQERPTLKRNITLCNVVENIRSTQPHQEEITGIRCTYCIHSHVPAVRSCLLCEASLCDDHLSVHSKGPEHVLTDPITSLEKRKCSVHKKILEYYCTEDAACICASCCLVGEHHGHKLDPVNKASENRKKKLRNVLKNLITKREETEEKVQSLEKRRRKVQERASGEAERVIALFIDIRRRVDDLEKKVLSEISRREEEVSLSLSDVIQKLQIKKDELSRKMRHIEELCNMTDPLTVLQDPDTGDLCPEENGGDKDTGGYDGGDEDTGGHHGGDEETGGHDGGDEDTGGHNGGDEDTGGHDGGDEDTGGHDGSDEDTGGHDGGDEDTGGHDGSDEDTGGHDGSDEDTGGHDGGDEDTGEHDGGDEDTGGHDGGDEDTGGHDGGDEDTGGHDGSDPGAELIVKTLRTLYDLIRNVNVIFYVQDPADILLDVNTAANNLLISDDLKTATWTEITQNRPETAERFQDYYQVMSRRGFTSGRHYWDVGGTGSDLFRVGMCYPSIDRRGEESYIGDNNRSWGLCGVYNDQYSVIHGSNEIRLPQQISSNRFRMCLDYEAGQLSFYELCDPIRHLHTFTAAFSEPLHAALYIYNGSIKLSGRSCEEPSS; encoded by the exons ATGGCATCTGCTGGTCTAAGAAAGGAGCTGGAATGTTCCGTCTGTCTGACCCTGTATACAGATCCTGTAACCCGGAGATGCGGACACAACGTCTGCCGGGAATGTATTGAtcgtgtgctggatacacaggacgGGTCTGGAGATTATTCCTGCCCTGAATGTAGAGAAGAGTTTCAGGAGCGGCCGACACTGAAGAGGAACATAACATTGTGTAACGTGGTGGAGAATATCCGGTCTACTCAGCCACATCAGGAGgagatcaccgggatccgctgcacTTACTGCATTCACTCTCAtgtacctgctgttagatcctgtctcctgtgtgaggcttctctgtgtgatgATCACCTGAGCGTTCACAGCAAAGGACCAGAACACGTCCTAACTGATCCCATcacttctctggagaaaaggaaatgttctgtccataagaagatcctggaatattactgcactgaggacgctGCTTGTATCTGTGCGTCCTGCTGTCTGGTTGGAGAACATCACGGACATAAGTTGGATCCTGTGAACAAAGCCTCTGAGAACAGAAAGAAAAAACTGAGAAATGTTCTGAAGAATCTGATCACAAAAAGAGAAGAGACTGAGGAAAAAGTCCAAAGTCTGGAGAAGCGCAGGAGAAAAGTTCAAGAAAGAGCCTCTGGAGAAGCCGAGAGAGTCATTGCCCTGTTTATagacatcaggagacgggtggacgacctggagaagaaggtcctgagtgagatctccaggcgAGAAGAAGAGGTGTCACTGTCACTATCTGATGTGATCCAGAAGCTGCaaataaagaaggacgagctgtcccggaagatgaggcacattgaggagctgtgtaacatgactgatccactgaccgtcttacaggatccagacaccggggacttgtgtCCTGAGGAGAATGGAGGTGATAAGGACACAGGAGgatatgatggaggtgatgaggacacaggaggacatcatggaggtgatgaggaaacaggaggacatgatggaggtgatgaggacacagggggacataaTGGAG gtgatgaggacacagggggacatgatggaggtgatgaggacacagggggacatgatggaagtgatgaggacacagggggacatgatggaggtgatgaggacacagggggacatgatggaa gtgatgaggacacagggggacatgatggaagtgatgaggacacagggggacatgatggaggtgatgaggacacaggggaacatgatggaggtgatgaggacacagggggacatgatggaggtgatgaggacacagggggacatgatggaggtgatgaggacacagggggacatgatggaaGTGATCCGGGTGCAGAACTAATCGTAAAGACATTGCGTACATTATATGATCTAATAAGAAATGTAAATGTGATCTTCTATGTACAggatcctgcagacatattactggatgtaaacacagccgctaataatctccttatatcagacgacctgaaaactgcgACCTGGACAGAAATTACACAgaatcgtccagaaacagcagagagattccaggATTATtatcaggtgatgagcaggaggggatttacctcaggacgacattactgggatgtggggGGCACAGGGTCAGATTTGTTCAGGGTGGGGATGTGTTACCCCAGTATAGACCGGAGGGGAGAGGAGTCATACATTGGAGATAATAACAGGTCCTGGGGTttatgtggggtgtataatgatcAGTATTCGGTAATACATGGCAGTAATGAGATCCGGTTACCTCAGCAGATCTCCAGTAATAGGTTCCGGATgtgtctggattatgaggccgggcagctgtccttttatgagctgtgtgaccccatcagacacttacacaccttcactgccgccttctccgagccccttcatgct gccttatatATATACAATGGATCTATAAAGTTGTCAGGGAGGAGCTGTGAGGAACCTTCATCCTAG